A window of the Hordeum vulgare subsp. vulgare chromosome 5H, MorexV3_pseudomolecules_assembly, whole genome shotgun sequence genome harbors these coding sequences:
- the LOC123395611 gene encoding ABC transporter G family member 1-like: protein MASEQLLPAVPRWKPSPPRQHSRPGHDAEDEGPSDTASDVLGGSLRSTDGFPFGSGSSFPPPPFAPMPVTVPRSRTSSSLEISVENGAGAGVPTVVRETSLRRVDQGVVLSWEDLSVSAAGGKAGRVPILRGLSGYARPGEVLAIMGPSGCGKSTLLDALAGRLGSGVSQKGDILINGRRQKLSYGTSAYVTQDDVLMTTLTVREAVRYSASLQLPSGMSAAAKRERAEETLREMGLEGAADTRIGGWMHKGISGGQRRRVSICMEILTRPALLFLDEPTSGLDSAASFHVVSRIARLARREGMTVVAAVHQPSTEVFGLFHGLCLLAYGKTVFFGPAAETNQFFALSGFPCPSLMNPSDHFLRTINKDFDNDIEEGLSGKKTTTAENIDALASSYKSSVHMDKVTRQIVDIRGIGGDVVKMDGQQPSFLTQSFVLTKRSFINMYRDLGYYWLRFAIYIALCLCCGTIFYDIGQNYGSIQARGSMLMFVGAFLTFMAIGGFPSFVEDMKIFGRERLNGHYGVSSFVIANTVSSTPYLLLISLVPGAMAYYLVGLQKSFDHFAYFALVLFVTMMLVEGLMMIVASVVPDFLMGIITGAGIQGVMMLNGGFFRLPHDLPNPVWRYPMYYVAFHKYANQGFYKNEFLGLTFPNNQVGGATTITGDEILRDYWQVEMGYSKWVDLAVLFGMVILYRVLFLAIMKLTEKVKPMVKGLGSRSTQPSVHVADEGSEGNETK from the exons ATGGCGTCAGAGCAGCTGCTACCCGCCGTGCCGAGGTGGAAGCCGAGCCCGCCGCGGCAGCATAGCCGCCCAGGCCACGACGCGGAGGACGAGGGGCCGTCCGACACGGCCTCCGACGTCCTCGGCGGCTCACTGCGCAGCACCGACGGCTTCCCGTTCGGCAGCGGGAGCTCCTTCCCGCCGCCACCGTTCGCGCCGATGCCGGTGACCGTGCCGCGGTCACGGACGTCCTCCTCGCTAGAGATCAGCGTGGAGAACGGCGCCGGCGCAGGCGTGCCCACCGTAGTCCGCGAGACGTCGTTGCGTCGGGTCGACCAGGGCGTCGTGCTCTCGTGGGAGGACCTGTCGGTGTCGGCGGCCGGCGGCAAGGCCGGCCGCGTACCCATCCTGCGCGGCCTCAGCGGCTACGCGCGCCCCGGCGAGGTCCTCGCAATCATGGGGCCCTCCGGCTGCGGCAAATCCACCCTTCTAGACGCTTTAGCAG GAAGGTTAGGCTCTGGTGTCAGCCAGAAGGGAGACATCTTGATCAATGGCCGGAGGCAGAAGCTATCCTACGGAACATCG GCGTACGTGACGCAGGACGACGTGCTAATGACGACGCTGACGGTGCGGGAGGCGGTGCGCTACTCGGCGTCGCTGCAGCTGCCGAGCGGCATGTCGGCGGCGGCGAAGCGGGAGCGGGCGGAGGAGACGCTGCGGGAGATGGGGCTGGAGGGCGCGGCGGACACGCGCATCGGCGGGTGGATGCACAAGGGGATCAGCGGCGGCCAGCGGCGGCGGGTCAGCATCTGCATGGAGATCCTCACCCGGCCGGCGCTGCTGTTCCTGGACGAGCCCACCAGCGGCCTCGACAGCGCCGCCTCCTTCCACGTCGTCAGCCGGATCGCCAGGCTCGCGCGCCGGGAGGGCAtgaccgtcgtcgccgccgtgcaCCAGCCCAGCACCGAGGTCTTCGGCCTCTTCCACGGGCTCTGCCTCCTCGCCTACGGCAAGACCGTCTTCTTCGGCCCCGCCGCCGAGACCAACCAG TTCTTCGCTTTGAGCGGTTTCCCTTGCCCGTCGCTGATGAACCCTTCCGACCACTTCTTGAGGACCATCAACAAAGACTTCGACAAT GACATTGAGGAAGGCCTCAGCGGGAAGAAGACGACCACCGCCGAGAATATCGATGCGCTCGCGTCCTCCTACAAATCCTCCGTGCACATGGACAAGGTCACACGGCAGATCGTCGACATACGTGGCATC GGAGGGGACGTGGTGAAAATGGATGGGCAACAGCCAAGCTTCCTCACGCAATCCTTCGTGCTGACCAAGAGGTCCTTCATCAACATGTACAGAGACCTCGGCTACTACTGGCTCCGCTTTGCCATCTACATCGCCCTTTGCCTTTGCTGCGGCACCATCTTCTATGACATCggccagaactatggatccattcAG GCTCGTGGCTCCATGCTTATGTTCGTCGGTGCCTTCCTCACCTTCATGGCCATCGGAGGATTCCCGTCTTTCGTCGAGGATATGAAG ATATTCGGGAGGGAGAGGTTGAACGGGCACTACGGTGTGTCATCGTTCGTCATTGCCAACACGGTGTCATCGACCCCGTACCTACTGCTCATCTCCCTGGTGCCGGGCGCGATGGCCTACTATCTTGTGGGCTTGCAGAAGAGCTTCGATCACTTTGCCTACTTCGCGCTGGTGCTCTTCGTGACAATGATGCTGGTGGAGGGCCTGATGATGATCGTGGCCAGCGTCGTCCCAGACTTCCTCATGGGCATCATCACCGGTGCTGGCATCCAGGGCGTCATGATGCTCAACGGAGGCTTCTTCCGCCTGCCACACGACCTGCCAAATCCCGTGTGGAGGTACCCCATGTACTACGTCGCCTTCCACAAGTACGCCAACCAGGGGTTCTACAAGAATGAGTTCCTGGGCCTCACCTTCCCAAACAACCAGGTTGGCGGCGCAACTACCATCACCGGCGATGAGATCCTCAGGGACTACTGGCAGGTGGAGATGGGGTACAGCAAGTGGGTGGACCTCGCGGTCCTGTTCGGGATGGTCATATTGTACAGGGTGCTCTTCTTGGCCATCATGAAGCTTACTGAAAAGGTGAAGCCCATGGTGAAGGGGCTCGGGTCGAGGAGCACCCAGCCGTCAGTGCACGTCGCCGACGAGGGCTCCGAAGGAAATGAAACAAAATGA